The segment CTGATTAATGTAGCAACATATGACATATATCTGAAGGAACCTATAAATGTTATATATCACATAAATAATGGGAAAATCTTGTCAAGTCACAAGAATTTGATAAAGCTTTTATGgatgatgaaataataattctaattGATAAATCTTTACTtacattattttcaaataaactACACATAAACATGTTTATTgcataataaagtattaagatacattaaatttgtatgtaacaatattaaaaaatctcacGCCAAAAtctttcgaattttttttaaaaattcactaATCGACTAAGAATGGTttaaaactcgtaaaaaaaaaaaaaaaaaatataagattccaCCTAATATTTCACGTGAGATTTTTTAATAGGGAATTGCAAATATGCATCTTCTTGTATCTATATATTCTAGATTTACATCTGTCGACCATACATCGTAAGAGGATGTCGTAGCCAAAAATCGCGAGTTGTGGGGTTTACTACTTGTGTCACGTGACAGGTGGAATTATATAATGGCGCCATCTATCATAACGAAAATTAGTCGATAGATGGCGCCCTACTTTTAACAAGCAATAGAATATGAACACAATCAGAACCGTGTTTTCTTGTCAATTATTAGAGACGCAACGGTCATGACTGTAGTTTTTTTGcacattatatttttttgtagaatatatttttttttttttataaatatagaatTACTGCACAAGCgggattataaaaaaaaattttaacatacAACAATTTTGCATAACTAGAAAAACTATTTATCTATTTCCATTTTGTACTATTTCAACTCCGTTGAAGTGGTTTTTCAAAGCGTCTACAACTCACTTTAGCATATATCATAGATTCTTTTGCTTCCTTTCTAAGGAAGCCTTGTATTAGTAATTAttggagtttgtgtaaaaacatgtagGAAATATGTTTGAGGCATTTGAAGTcgaaaaatagtattttcagaaaatgtctgtatggatgtgtgtgtatgtgtgttcgTTCGTATTGCCTCTAGCTCAGCTTCTACTCAGAGGATTTTAATCCACCaagtttcattttatttatttttactagaGCATAGAGGGATAACagtccgtttttacattttctagacccgtttttttatatagattttttgttttgagatttcagttttttccaataaagttattggaaaaattaatgaaagtaaattgcttaatatgtaCCCGAAAGAGAATAAAGTAACCTATTTTTTTAccgcggaaaatttatatcatcgttcgtcgtttttttattacacaccATAAAGcgtaaatttttgaaattgttttagctcgaaaactaaattttgaatctttctaaaaaaaatcatgattatTGAAAGGTTTAAGGACTATACTTTACTTcaattttaagtattttatgGGGCAGATCCATGAGGAAAACAACTTAGAAAAGCAGTTTTTCTACGTGACGCGGTAACTGAAGTAAAAAGACAttaatcaagttcaaattttggatttagttagcattatatagcacTTTGATCCTTATGTTTGGGTTGTTTATGAaaccagttagtttcaaagatattaagcttcaaaattttttttctcaccctgtatactatgaatttttttcttgataaagtcttataattttgtatatttctGTTGGATATATGCAAATATacacatttttttgtaaaacaacTTCCAATAATATAGGAGTTGCAATACCCCGCAGACGATCCGCGGATTAAACTAAAATCAaatcaatataatatatttaaatattctaaaGTCAGTTGACTAATTTTCAGAAACACAAGAATGCTCCGCTGCCCCGCTATGGCACGTAAACAACACCGCAGAGTAGCCAGTCGTAGCGGGAGAGGAGCATAACAATGATTACGCAACAAAAGCGAGCACGTAGTGGCGTAGCTCGCACGGAGGAATACACATATGTATGCGTGCTAGGAGCGAGCGATGACGCGGCAGCGGCGAAACGTCGCAACTTTGCTCGCTAATATTTGTATACGTGAGATATATGCAAGGGTGTGATTGATTTCGGCAGCTCGATTCACCCTCGCATAGAATGATATGAAAGACCCTGCGCGGCCTAGTATATTCACTAGCTCTGGCGCAATTAACGCGCACTAGTCTTTATTCAAGAGCAATTTACGCCTTGAATAGAAATATTGActgagaaatattatttcaaattaaacttGTTCAAATGATAACGCAATTTCGGCGTATCATTTAGACTTAAATTTAACATAGTAAAATTCATATATTGATTCAAACTTAATTCGAGTAGAATCAGGTGACGCAATTTATGCGCACCTAATTATAAATTGTATCTCAACGAAATCAACACTTGcgtatttaaattcaaaagaTAACGCAATTTAAGCGTATCTAATAAAACTCcattgtaaaaatcaaaagcaGATTTACACAAGTTTTtgttaaaaagaatatttaaaatattgcaatttatgcaatatttttcatataaaacgatTAATTGAATATATTCTAATTACTATTTAAACATATAACAAGATcttattattttgataaaactcCACTACCTGATATCCCGGACCTGACCTATACTTAAATCATTAATTGTATCCAACTTCCTTTCTCTTTTTTGAGCTGTTGTCAGAATTACGAGTAGTATATGGGCTGGTATGGAGAGACTGGGCGTGGCCTAGAGTGACGTCACCAGTCCCGTGGCTGGCGCCAGGtgtttatgtaaacagaaGCCCATGTTTATATCAACAGTAGCTGATAAGGTTAATAAACAtgttttatcattattttttattacttttatttgtttatttataaataagtataaataatttttaaacaaaagtaTATCACGCATACGAGCTATGCCAGCACTCCCCCTTTTATCCCAAGCAGACCCGAGCGCgactatctatctctctctctctatatcgCTGTCTACTCCATACCGGCCTCGAGCTTGAAGGCACGtgcgcgactctcgctatACCAGCCCGTAGCCTCCCTCTCCTTTTACACTACAGTAGCCCCTGAGCTCTGGCGCGGTGGctcccgccgctgctgtaccggacccgcttctctctctctctcccctctctaCGCCATCTGATCTTTGATCACTTCCCAGCTGTGTGTGTCGAGTGTCACATACTTGGCTGACGATCCATTggcacaaatttttaatactacTCTGTAGTAACTGCCGTAATACTCCAGGCCTATGGTTGCACGCTTGCAGTTTGATTTGTTGAGCGCGTACGTCGTCGAGTACAACAAGTTGCAGGTGATCGGCTTATTTTTCCAAGACTCGGGACtaggtgctgctgctgctgctgaatccATTGCAAAGATTTTTTACACGCGAGGTCTACTTGACGAGAGTATTCGTACGACTGATGGCTGGCGACTGCGCCACGACTCCTTTATAAAGAATGGGGCGACATAGAGCGAGCGTCAACGAGTCGCAGTTCTTTCTAGAAACGGCCGTTACAGTATTTACATTCCATAGTGAAACGAGACGCGTTTCATATCGATAGAAGTTGTTTTGTTTAATGCAACCGTCACACCTAGTACGTTTGTATAAACTGCTCAGATAACAATCATCCGGTCTTGGCTGTGCAGATCTGATTACAGTAACCCCGCCCTGTAGAACTCGTGCGTGGGAATGCGTTGActcgatgatgacgatgacgcattgttttattttgcattctTCTCATGAGCCGTCGATAAAACTGAACGGCTAATGCGTCATTCTTGACAAAGTCTGATAAAAAAAACGTAGATATTTTCGCAGAGAAATGCCACTACACATGTGATACAGAAACATAATGCAGTTCTCGCCACATACTTTAGAGTCGACACTCTGCACTTGTTTTTATTCCAGTCGAATCGCGTGCAGTTTTTTCCAAGTAGATCAAGATGATGCTTTTATACGGGTGCAGCTCCGTAGCTGTCAAAGTAAATTCTGtattcatttttatctatGAAGATGGCAACCCAGTGTGATCCTGGCTGATCGGACGTGTCGAGATTGGTTACAATAGCTGTCGGTGTGGATAGCAATTTCGGAACGTGATTAGCAGCGTAAACTCCTATTGAATCGGCTTTTAATCCTCTAATAGCTGTGATTATTTGACGCGTATTCATGTTGATGGTACATTTACATACTCTTCTTCTACCGCACCGTCTTTTTTCTCGTCagcttattttttaattccgTCCACAACGTCGCTAGCACGAAATCTTTCGGGATAGTGATATCTCTCCATCTGCAGCCGAACGTAATCTAATATAGCTTGGTTCATAACTTGGCTATTTATGTCGTACGGGTCGCTTCGATGAGGACTAGCAACGATTGAGTGTATCCACCTTTTTATTTGATAGGCTCGACGCAGCACAGtggtttcaaaataaaaaaatgggtCAAATTCAGTCTTAGATCAAGTATTCAATAAAATccattattttaaattcaaagcATATCTTGATGTACCTAGGAATGAAATAGGATACCgcttttttgtattataaaccCGCATATAAGgttaaaaaatcgataaagttaaCCTAAAATGAAATCATTATTTCCGCAATTTACAAAatgattgaaaacaaaaatttattctcCAAATAAGTGCAGATATGGATttttgatgtatttttcgacGCTGAATCTGAATCCAATGTGGGAAAtgcaataaatctaaaatcagcCCCTAAAATCGCCTAAATACCGCACTTTTTCTCATAATATCAACTTATTTTAGATAGGCGAGTAAAGATatgggttttcgatgtatttttcgacgctgaatccgaatccgatgtcggaaatacaataaatcaaaaatcaaccCGTCCAATAGGGTAAACCCATATCTTCTCTTATTTGgagaataaatttttgtttttaattatttaataaattgcgGAAATAATGATATCATTTTAGGttaactttatcgatttttaacCTTATATGCGggtttataatacaaaaaagcGGTATCCTATTCCATTCCTAGGTACATCAAGATatgttttcaatttaaaaaaatgggtTTATTGAATACTCGATCTAAGACTGAATTTGtcccattttttgattttgagaCCACTGTACGCAGTGCGCAAACATTTTTCTTGTTCTCGAATTTCTTGATACCGTGGCTGGTGCATAGCGAGACGTTAGGGAATTGCATAGAGAGTTCATCAAACGAAGGCTCACTAAAATCTTCTGAATTGATGATTCTTCGAGCCACTACTTTTTCCAAAAACTTGGCTTTTGCCTGGCCACGCACGTATATACGGCGCGCGTCTTTCAAGTTGCACAGATTATGACGCAGATTCTTGAAGGAGATATCTCCGTCGTGCCACTCTAGACCGTGTACATCGAGAGTGCAGTAATTATTCGTCTGCTGCATATCCGCAGGTAATTCGGTAAAACTGCACTATACGGCTCTGAAGAGATAAAACTCCGAATTTTTTgggaataaattttttatttatatcccGAAATCCTTGAATATCGATCACGTAGTTCGtcatgatgacgatgatgctgttgctgctcgAGTACGTTAGGTGCTGGCTGTTTCAAGAGGGAGACTAACTGCAGACTGTCAGCGCGCTCGCTTTATGAGGCGCGaatcaaaaaaagatttttttgaGGCGCTGCGATCGAGTGTGCGTGCGCATCAAGCGCTAAAATCCGTTACGATTTGGCGGCTAGAGTCGATTTCCAGAACGTTGTCGTACTCTGCGTAAACGATACAGTTGATAGTAGTGAGAAGAGCCGTCTCAAATCTCACTTCTATGCGTATGCTACCCGAGCGCACGAGATTCCAGTGAGTGGCACAGTGTGCCGATAAATCAGGAGTGAGATCCAAGGCCGTCGAAAAATTGCCTTTGTAATAGTTGTAGCGATTGATGCCAAAATCTTCGTTGAGGAAATGCACGCCTGTGCCAGTGTAAAGTGTTTGAAAAGCGTCAATGTAGAGTTTGTCAAGACCCGTGAAACGTGGCTGCAAAGGTTTGCTTGGAATTTGTACGCCGTCGACGTAGagagaaatattatttatagagaagtgttgaaaattaaaagggTTTAACGCGCGATTTCCGTTGAATGCTTTGTTTTCCACAAATCCCAAGATTATTCTCTTCGGCAGCTGACCGTGTATAATGTTGTCGATCGAATCGCCCAATATTCCCGAGTGAAGAGTAAACGACTTAACTTCGACTCTCGTTATGGGATATTATCCGTGGTTTTTGATAACGCGCATGAGCCAGTAAAATTCCAGGACTGATTTTTACTCTGCGAACTATGAGTGTAGCTTCTTTGATGCTGACTTTGAATTTTCCATCGGCTGTCGCGTCCATCAGACAAAAAGCATCCTTACTCCTCACTAGACGTACGTACATTTCTACGCCATTAATCAGCATTTTATCCTGATTAAAGAGGTCGTGATGTAGATGTCCAATCATGTCAAAGTATCATCGATtctgtgtaaaatatttgcgATTTTCCAGCGCTTTGTTCACGATCATAGGTGCTGTGGCAGTGCTCACGGCATTAGCTGGCGAATCGAAACCGCCGCTCGTGTCGTCGTACAACATACTCGCTGTAAGATGTGACTCTTTATCAGCTGGAGCGTAATTGAGAAGCGTCTCGATGTACGCTCTGTAAGGATAGGCGTTATTAGGCGGCGAAACAATTttctgattgaaaaaaacgtcaATCTGATTGAACATTGAATGCATGAAATTGTTGATCGGTCCGAGTTTAAGGTCTTCGGTCGTTGCGGTTGCCTCGTCAGCGGGTACGATTTTAGCTTGAACATGAAGTATAGTGTGAGCCAGATCAAAGTAATGCTCGCTACCTGCCGGCACGACAAATGCAGAAAGCTGCTGCTTTTAATGGACGTTTGGGTGGCTGGAAGCGTGAAAAGATTCAGCTCGCTGGACATGCATTCCGTCGAGTGAGAAtgtaaaaatgccatttttacCCCAAACTAAACACGCCTAGGACCAAAAATATCCATAACACTTCTCaaactctgctgctgctgattaCTTCTCTTTTTAGGTCTCTTCTTCGTTTTTCTCGTGACTCTCTTCTTCCGCCCTGCCGCGTTTTTTGCTAAAGCTGATTGTACTCGATGTACGTGTCTTTCTCAACTGACGCCTTCGATGCATTGCGCGTGATTTATAACCAGAGCCTTTTATCATTTCTGCTATCTTTTTACCGGCTTttctcttcaatttttttccagACTCTTTAGTACGATATCTGAACGCTTCCTTGAAATTCGAGCCGTTGTTTGCAACGTCGTCCAACAAGTTGATGCCTGTGCGCACAGCCTCTTTGTCCACAGCTCTGGCACCGGAAGAGATGTACGGAAGAATTTTGCGAAATAAACCTACGAGCCACGTACCTGCACCTCATCCGCGCTGATACGTTGAACCGGAATAGACGTGTCTTACTCCTCCACCGCCTACTTGCTCGTCGTAGTAGCGTATGTAGTGACTCATCGTGACATAGCGTTGCTCTCTCtcattctttctctctctagcgaTTACGTTTAAAGTGAAGCGTAACCGTCAGCGTTCCATATACGAATGGTATTCGCACTCCGTGctgattccttatatctctgaCAATCGAGCGAAAACTGTGATGTAAAAGTGGAATATAATGAGCAGGTGCAAAATGTCTCACGATATTACTGCCGAATTTGTACTTTGCACTATCCACGGAAACTATACGCAGTAGAGCAGCTTGAGTGTCGCCAACAGTGTGTGGCTCGCATACATCCGTGTACACGTAAAGTTGATCAGAAATAGTTCGGGAAAGCGATGCTGGTCTGTTTCCTAGCGCGACTACACTGCCCATTGACGATGTGACAAAGGTGCCGTTTTTCCCCGAGTCTCGGAATCTTCGAAACCGAAAATACGGCAAATTTTTCGTTAAACGTTGTCTGATGCTGATCAACGCAGGCACACTTGCGCTGTTGCATGTAGTAGCCCTTTTGAAAGGGTGCAACTTCGAGACGCGGATGATCGTGAAAGGcggctgatttatttatttcgttgGCTAGTTGCTCGATCTTGTCGTAAATACCGTACGGAAAAAAATGTGTTTCCTGCTTTGCCTTTTCCGACTGTTTAAACGTGTAAAAGGCATCCGATTCTTGAATGTGCGTGACAGTGCTCGGCACgtgaatttcgacgagcgCAACGGACCAATTCCCGCTGAGTCTAAGCTTGCGCGAGAGCTACGTTGTAAAGCAGCTGGTGGAGTTTTCGTTGTAGTACATCATACTGCTGTTGCTAGGCAAAACTAGGTAAAAATCGTTCTGgtctatttttaaatttgttgtaTTTCAGAGGCTTTGATCCACGAGTTGAATTTGTCCGGATAGCCAGCCCACTTGACGAGTAGCTGCTTCTTCGAGCCACGATCCTTTGTACGAATTACGCGTTCTATTTTGAATTGCTCAGCAGCGTCCGACATGCGTTTTGTGCCAACGTGAGCGAGCTCCTCGAGATAGAAAAAGCCGTCAATCTCTTCGCCGTTCAAATCATCCGGGATAAACTTTGGTAACTGCTGTCTGTTGGATATGCGCTTAATTTCGAAAACTTCCTCGCTAAAGTTTTTTTCGTATCCCTTCTCGAAAGTATTTTTCGTGCGACTAATGCGTACGTAAGATCCGGGcttgtatttattgattacaCCTGACGCCATCTTTTCGCGATTCTTGTAAGTCGATTGCAGACGAGCTCTTTTCGCTAAATGTTCGCGCGCTTTCGCAGCATTGTAGATGCTCACGTCACAGGGGCGCATTTTTGTACCGCTGTGTTGCATATGATTGTAAGCCTCGATGATTTTCT is part of the Nasonia vitripennis strain AsymCx chromosome 1 unlocalized genomic scaffold, Nvit_psr_1.1 chr1_random0002, whole genome shotgun sequence genome and harbors:
- the LOC107981977 gene encoding uncharacterized protein F54H12.2-like encodes the protein MSHYIRYYDEQVGGGGVRHVYSGSTAVDKEAVRTGINLLDDVANNGSNFKEAFRYRTKESGKKLKRKAGSEHYFDLAHTILHVQAKIVPADEATATTEDLKLGPINNFMHSMFNQIDVFFNQKIVSPPNNAYPYRAYIETLLNYAPADKESHLTASMLYDDTSGGFDSPANAVSTATAPMIDKMLINGVEMYVRLVRSKDAFCLMDATADGKFKVSIKEATLIVRRVKISPGILLAHARYQKPRIISHNESRS